A single region of the Thunnus maccoyii chromosome 10, fThuMac1.1, whole genome shotgun sequence genome encodes:
- the LOC121905164 gene encoding uncharacterized protein LOC121905164 — protein sequence MEHGSVLLLLLFLGTCSASTYKNVALRGKATQSHRADGNEGILGAAYNAIDGNRESRFSAGSCSITAKQNNPWWRLDLLESYMITSVIITNRGDCCEDRINGAEIRIGKNLHYNGATDTVVAVISSIAAGRSHIITLEKHVEGRYVTVVLPGQGRVLTLCEVEVYGYRAPTGENLALQGKASQSSLYSYLGDAYNAIDGNRDSTYADGSCSCTSYIASPWWRVDLQKTHKVFSVKITNENIYPHRLDGAEIRVGDSTVNNGNSNTRCAVITHIPAGFTHTFDCNGMDGRYVSIVIPGRSDYLHLCEVEVYGSRLD from the exons ATGGAGCACGGTTCAgttctgctgttgctgctcttCCTGGGGACGTGCTCGGCTTCCACCTACA aaaatgtgGCCTTGCGTGGCAAAGCAACTCAGTCACACCGTGCTGATGGAAATGAGGGTATTTTGGGTGCTGCTTACAACGCCATTGATGGAAACCGTGAATCTAGATTCTCAGCCGGTTCATGCAGCATCACTGCAAAACAGAACAACCCCTGGTGGAGGTTGGACCTGCTGGAGTCCTACATGATCACCTCTGTCATCATCACCAACAGAGGAGACTGCTGTGAGGACAGGATCAATGGGGCAGAGATTCGTATCGGAAAGAATTTACATTACAATGGTGCCACAGACACAGT ggTCGCTGTGATATCTAGTATCGCAGCAGGCAGGTCTCATATAATAACTCTTGAAAAACACGTGGAGGGACGTTATGTGACTGTGGTTTTACCTGGTCAAGGAAGGGTCCTCACACTCTGTGAAGTGGAAGTCTACGGGTACCGTGCCCCAACTG GAGAGAACCTGGCACTTCAAGGAAAAGCCTCACAGTCATCATTGTATTCATATCTTGGCGATGCATATAATGCTATAGATGGGAATCGTGACAGCACCTATGCAGATGGCTCCTGCTCTTGTACATCATACATAGCCAGTCCCTGGTGGCGAGTGgacctgcagaaaacacataaagtgttttctgttaagATAACCAACGAAAATATATACCCACATCGACTTGATGGAGCTGAGATCCGTGTTGGAGATTCTACTGTGAACAATGGCAACAGCAATACCAG GTGTGCTGTGATCACACACATCCCTGCAGGTTTTACCCACACATTCGACTGTAACGGGATGGACGGTCGCTATGTTAGCATAGTCATTCCTGGAAGAAGCGATTACCTGCACCTGTGTGAGGTGGAGGTGTATGGCTCTAGACTGGATTAG